A region from the Kazachstania africana CBS 2517 chromosome 11, complete genome genome encodes:
- the PCL10 gene encoding Pcl10p (similar to Saccharomyces cerevisiae PCL10 (YGL134W) and PCL8 (YPL219W); ancestral locus Anc_6.236) — protein MYDILLSDCTSDLDENEDSLGNDAIKSKMLNMRSLDPSTIGDDDNEDYEDDDNDYRLPIRKSSYLKLSANFSELNNNDWDSISSMTPNVSSVNLRNPKSVRFNEGDSNSNNVENLISSANEFNEYLFKNIASFKTLSNDFLFNPKGDISRNASSSKLSQLGSNFALSEEESEDDEDDGVDVFVRGNIISRMSTPKPMKRDEDNNDFETFERELMESISSLVISADYSSTGDLTDEVSVSSHLEITTDDAMSLFTNLIARLLRESQEREGSLHVEPKMEVYKMHSIPSLTYRSFLNRVQSKCEFRSTIYVASCYLLQQLFLDDSQNLKSKFDEISVHRIIIAVIRLSSKLIEDKVHSHEYFSKVAGISRKLLTSLELTLLLLLQDDRLIMTGRKLVNTIKTLKHSCLQD, from the coding sequence ATGTACGATATATTGCTATCTGACTGTACGTCTGATCTGGACGAGAATGAAGATTCCCTGGGAAATGATGCTATAAAGAGTAAGATGTTGAATATGAGGAGTCTGGACCCCAGCACAATCGGAGacgatgataatgaagactatgaggatgatgataaCGACTATAGGCTACCAATCAGGAAATCTAGTTATTTGAAACTTTCTGCCAACTTTTCAGAGCTGAATAATAACGACTGGGACTCGATTAGCTCTATGACACCTAATGTGAGCAGTGTGAATTTGAGGAATCCGAAATCCGTGAGATTTAATGAAGGTGACTCCAATAGCAATAACGTAGAAAACCTAATATCTTCTGCCAACGAGTTTAACGAGTACTTATTCAAGAACATTGCGAGCTTCAAAACCCTAAGCaatgattttcttttcaatccAAAAGGTGACATTTCAAGGAATGCTAGTTCCAGCAAATTGAGCCAACTCGGTTCGAATTTTGCTCTAAGTGAAGAAGAGAGTGAggatgatgaggatgatggAGTTGATGTGTTCGTGAGAGGCAATATCATAAGCAGAATGTCTACACCAAAGCCTATGAAAAGagatgaagataataatgattttgaaacatttgaaaGAGAGCTTATGGAGAGCATTTCTTCACTTGTTATTTCTGCAGACTATTCTTCTACTGGAGACCTTACTGATGAGGTCTCCGTGTCAAGCCATTTGGAAATTACCACAGATGACGCAATGTCATTATTCACCAATTTAATAGCGAGGTTGCTGCGAGAATCTCAAGAACGGGAAGGGTCCTTGCATGTTGAGCCCAAAATGGAAGTTTATAAGATGCACAGCATACCATCCTTGACGTACAGAAGTTTTCTGAATAGAGTGCAGTCAAAATGTGAGTTCCGTTCCACGATTTACGTTGCCTCGTGTTATCTACTGCAACAATTATTCCTCGATGATTCgcaaaatttgaaatcaaaatttgatgaaatctCAGTTCACAGGATAATAATTGCGGTGATAAGACTAAGCTCGAAATTGATTGAGGATAAAGTTCATTCGCATGAATATTTCAGTAAAGTCGCAGGCATAAGTAGAAAACTCCTAACTTCATTGGAACTCACATTGCTGCTACTGCTACAAGACGACAGACTAATAATGACCGGCAGAAAGTTGGTTAACACAATCAAAACTTTAAAACATTCATGTCTCCAAGATTAG
- the SNT2 gene encoding DNA-binding E3 ubiquitin-protein ligase SNT2 (similar to Saccharomyces cerevisiae SNT2 (YGL131C); ancestral locus Anc_6.229) — protein MSEDGNNRARRTTNKNINYNEKQVDAEIAKRIQQHEKDASKAGTPSKKNRKGTPVGGRTSANSSGSNSSNDSGSGNNGTKFKYHKFIHDKQTVWNFIPKLPPSFRKNSRFSNVLDLDDSFVDIKSQILFNDESTLLNVNETIYMVSEPPGEPYYIGRVVEFIPKAEFRQEIESSSHLITKYPAKYFQIRMNWYYRPRDIQERVNNPDPRLVYASLHQDICPISSYRGKCTVLHRVEMMDFLPNETESIVRPNVFFFDQLFDRYTLRYYNVYSTDKLLNYLDSRSPYLYALNKRYRYVYTEEKYPFEKVLQKYVFKNHNIKDDEEPWDQRCQICREWALSNESLCCDECGVHIHLYCMDPPLERKPNRGIVWVCFNCIKLQENTKEALDRVKREQQEESDYICNSRETLNDIATNAINSNIGYNKENCWFQYAGLHAISTMDAILSEKIFLPFPFKGSRFGSRFQWSGCNETKDTKTLIPYKDNVDERGTDKSADLLWVMDTSKLAKEQVDQYVAKCKREMPESLKMQPESCNFLDYIVKALKDNNYNVELAFKQSMGSLSRQTLKEPTFSEDELSRFEEAIKMFGPELRPVYEHVKTQPMSMIVRLFYNWKKTERGRFVRGKFHKLKEMNKKTTEEDDSIETRHSQDVPILRKRPVTEEPEFRYVDDSSFDTTRLSLANKDFQCMFCQVNYSPMWYKVTGGSDEEHIKARVQSGVNEKAETAEKSKMNKMSDSDKLGALCIRCARLWRRYAIHWQHPLEVIKKLCGTSASNYHSFLEKIVEEENINSFTLSPQTSKSKNLEWELVQDAELIVRQRLKVFEDPSTLTKMRKHSMNFHKQLAKMVTRPYNKYAYDITNMKYELNSFLKDIKKERSKHTQAPKIASNNLSTQSENVNPGLRGSEIVASSKHSRKNASSEANKTSTHKRKQPPAEKGEKLQSVTQLSTLLDVGTLKNVKMVVDKKFESVQLEKKIYEELLPKKHQREDGSEKNKVAKKVKSDHASAKNMDELRKVLDIMDDLNPLPKPVPVIFNGRNTTDFLQAYQKLEMRNENIESSVSSINKGKSSSPFGKDSEFLSEYPDKDRHFCCVCKGGFSGANDNEISCQNCGLNVHATCYGVPLKGSRSHDGVKWSQHRWLCDPCSNDLNPIISTTYNCSLCYAKELDYAGSKRGSAHACPDALKCTTDGKWVHAICSLFNDHIYYGDGPLMQPAVNVTTEVLRNKDTLCNICEMKGGGFVTCDKCPQKFHITCAQDAPGYRLLFKIDYIPDSENYIGTIIINEADKTRVVLSPKIICNKHNDDQLVSQQYHPIDSHMNYYSFIELYSKHFKRNITSNTVLTRYVEQQALRNDGKVVYDKLLSHDEISNKHLTSEPFVLKIKKLCERCSTTNNLLWFNDHLCHNCHLQKTNSRGICEQLPVALRRPTASSNEILSHTDKERLLDGVDRGSSTL, from the coding sequence ATGTCTGAGGATGGCAATAACCGTGCCAGAAGGACTACAAATAAGAATATTAACTACAATGAGAAGCAAGTGGATGCAGAGATTGCAAAGAGGATTCAGCAGCACGAAAAGGACGCTAGCAAAGCAGGTACACcgtcaaagaaaaatagaaaaGGAACACCGGTGGGGGGCCGTACCTCTGCGAATAGCAGTGGTAGTAATAGTAGCAATGACAGTGGTAGCGGGAATAATGGTactaaattcaaatatcaCAAGTTCATACATGATAAACAGACCGTATGGAATTTTATTCCCAAATTACCACCAtcttttagaaaaaatagtagattttcaaatgttttGGACCTGGATGATTCTTTTGTAGATATTAAATCGcaaattttgtttaatGACGAATCCACTCTATTAAACGTGAATGAAACAATATATATGGTGTCTGAACCTCCCGGAGAACCTTACTACATCGGGAGAGTCGTGGAATTCATTCCAAAAGCTGAATTCAgacaagaaattgaatcttcGTCTCATCTAATAACGAAATATCCagcaaaatattttcaaattagaATGAACTGGTATTACAGACCAAGAGATATTCAAGAAAGGGTCAATAATCCCGACCCAAGACTAGTCTATGCATCTTTGCACCAAGATATATGTCCCATTTCGTCATACAGAGGTAAATGTACAGTTTTACATAGGGTTGAAATGATGGACTTTCTACCAAATGAGACTGAAAGTATTGTAAGGCCtaatgttttcttttttgatcAGTTGTTCGACAGATATACATTGAGATACTATAACGTCTATAGTACTGATAAGCTATTGAACTATCTCGACAGCCGTTCGCCGTACCTTTATGCTCTGAATAAGAGATATCGTTACGTATAcacagaagaaaaatatccatttgaaaaagttttacaaaaataCGTATTCAAAAACCATAATATTaaagatgacgaagaacCCTGGGATCAACGATGTCAGATCTGCAGGGAGTGGGCCCTGTCTAACGAATCTCTCTGCTGTGACGAATGTGGTGTCCATATCCACTTATATTGTATGGATCCGCCCTTGGAAAGAAAACCTAATAGAGGTATAGTATGGGTGTGTTTCAACTGCATAAAACTCCAAGAAAATACTAAAGAAGCATTGGATAGAGTTAAAAGGGAACAACAAGAGGAATCGGATTACATATGTAACTCCCGAGAAACCCTAAATGATATTGCCACCAATGCAATTAATAGTAACATTGGATACAATAAGGAAAACTGTTGGTTCCAATATGCAGGTCTGCACGCCATTTCCACAATGGATGCTATTTTAtcagaaaaaatatttctacCATTCCCATTCAAGGGATCTCGATTTGGGAGTAGATTCCAATGGTCAGGATGTAATGAAACCAAAGATACTAAAACTTTGATACCTTACAAAGATAATGTTGATGAGCGAGGGACAGATAAAAGTGCTGATTTATTGTGGGTAATGGatacttcaaaattggCGAAAGAACAAGTAGACCAATACGTTGCTAAATGTAAAAGGGAAATGCCGGAATCCTTAAAAATGCAACCGGAAAGCTGTAATTTCCTAGATTATATTGTCAAagcattgaaagataaCAATTATAATGTTGAATTAGCTTTCAAACAATCAATGGGATCTTTATCGAGACAGACTCTAAAAGAGCCCACTTTctctgaagatgaattaaGTAGGTTCGAAGAGGCTATCAAGATGTTTGGACCCGAGCTAAGGCCAGTCTATGAACATGTTAAAACCCAGCCAATGTCCATGATTGTCAGATTATTCTataattggaaaaaaactGAAAGAGGCAGGTTCGTACGTGGAAAGTTTCACAAActgaaagaaatgaataaaaAGACAAcggaagaagatgattcAATTGAGACAAGACATTCACAGGACGTCCCAATATTAAGAAAGCGCCCCGTTACAGAAGAACCCGAGTTTAGATATGTCGACGATTCATCTTTTGATACCACTAGGCTTTCTTTGGCAAATAAAGATTTCCAATGCATGTTTTGCCAAGTGAATTATTCTCCAATGTGGTATAAAGTCACTGGAGGGTCTGACGAAGAACATATAAAGGCACGAGTTCAAAGTGGGGTGAACGAAAAGGCTGAAACAGCTGAAAAAAGcaaaatgaacaaaatgAGTGACTCTGACAAGTTGGGTGCTCTTTGTATACGATGTGCTCGTCTGTGGCGTAGATATGCTATACATTGGCAACATCCTTTGGAGGTTATAAAAAAGCTATGTGGTACAAGTGCCTCCAATTATCATTCTTTTTTAGAGAAGATTGTGGAAGAGGAAAATATAAACAGTTTTACACTTTCACCTCAGACATCTAAATCGAAAAACTTGGAATGGGAGTTAGTCCAAGATGCAGAATTAATCGTAAGGCAACGTTTGAAGGTATTTGAAGATCCCTCGACACTGACAAAAATGAGAAAgcattcaatgaattttcatAAACAACTGGCCAAAATGGTTACTCGGCCCTATAATAAATATGCATATGATATCACTAACATGAAATATGAActcaattcatttttaaaagacATAAAGAAAGAACGATCAAAGCATACACAAGCACCCAAGATTGCTTCGAATAACTTGTCGACTCAATCAGAAAACGTTAATCCGGGACTACGCGGTTCAGAAATTGTTGCTAGCTCCAAACATTCACGTAAGAATGCCTCGAGTGAAGCAAATAAAACTAGCACACATAAGAGAAAGCAGCCCCCTGCAGAAAAAGGAGAAAAGCTTCAATCTGTCACGCAGTTAAGTACATTGCTTGACGTAGGAACCTTAAAAAATGTCAAGATGGTCGTTGACAAGAAGTTTGAGAGCGTCCAgctcgagaaaaaaatttacgAAGAATTACTACCAAAGAAGCATCAGAGGGAAGATGGATCtgagaaaaataaagtgGCCAAGAAGGTGAAGAGTGATCATGCTTCTGCAAAAAATATGGATGAGCTTAGGAAAGTTTTGGATATTATGGATGATCTGAATCCGTTGCCCAAACCCGTCCCCGTGATATTTAATGGAAGGAACACGACTGATTTTCTTCAAGCTTACCAAAAACTGGAGAtgagaaatgaaaatatagaaAGTTCAGTGTCTTCAATTAATAAAGGAAAAAGTTCTTCACCATTCGGAAAAGATAGCGAATTTTTATCAGAATATCCTGACAAGGATAGACACTTTTGTTGTGTATGTAAGGGTGGTTTTTCAGGTgcaaatgataatgaaatttcttgCCAAAATTGTGGACTAAATGTGCATGCTACCTGTTATGGTGTACCACTAAAAGGGAGCAGGTCGCACGATGGCGTTAAATGGTCGCAGCATAGATGGCTTTGTGATCCTTGCTCAAACGATCTTAACCCAATCATATCCACTACTTATAATTGCTCACTGTGTTATGCAAAGGAGTTAGATTACGCTGGTAGTAAACGTGGCAGCGCTCATGCTTGTCCTGACGCACTGAAGTGTACCACCGATGGCAAGTGGGTCCATGCAATATGTTCTCTCTTCAACGACCATATATATTACGGAGACGGGCCTTTAATGCAACCTGCTGTCAACGTAACCACAGAAGTATTAAGAAATAAGGACACTCTTTGTAATATTTGCGAAATGAAAGGCGGTGGGTTTGTTACATGTGATAAATGTCCCCAAAAGTTTCATATAACATGCGCACAGGATGCACCAGGCTACAGGCTACTATTCAAGATCGATTACATTCCTGATTCAGAAAATTATATCGGcactattattataaatgaAGCAGATAAAACCAGGGTTGTTCTATCTCCGAAAATTATCTGTAATAAGCATAATGATGACCAACTTGTTTCTCAACAGTACCATCCCATAGATTCTCATATGAACTATTATTCCTTCATTGAACTGTATTCCAAACATTTTAAACGGAATATTACAAGCAATACGGTACTCACGAGATATGTAGAGCAACAAGCTCTGAGAAATGATGGTAAGGTAGTATACGACAAATTACTTAGCCACGATGAGATTTCCAACAAGCATTTAACTTCTGAGCCTTTTGTACTTAAAATAAAGAAACTATGTGAACGTTGTAGTACTACCAACAATCTTCTATGGTTTAACGATCATTTATGTCACAATTGCCATTTACAAAAGACTAATAGCCGTGGCATTTGCGAGCAACTTCCAGTAGCTTTACGCCGACCTACCGCATCTAGTAATGAAATATTGAGTCACACTGACAAAGAGAGATTACTGGATGGCGTCGACCGGGGATCAAGCACCTTATAA
- the CEG1 gene encoding mRNA guanylyltransferase (similar to Saccharomyces cerevisiae CEG1 (YGL130W); ancestral locus Anc_6.228), translating to MDLRVSPEVPGIVQPGNVTQDLKMMVCKLLNSPKPAKAFPGSQPVSFQHSDIEEKLLSHDYYVCEKTDGLRVLMLIVINPVTGEQGCFMVDRENNYYLVNGFRFPKLPKKRKEELLETLQDGTLIDGELVIQTNPVTKLQELRYLMFDCLAINGRCIIQSPTSSRLAHLGKEFFKPYYDLRSVYRDHCSTFPFKISMKHMDFSYDLVRVANSLDKLPHMSDGLIFTPVKNPYYVGGKDSFLLKWKPEQENSVDFKLILDIPIVEDPSLPKKAPNRFYYNYDIKPTFNLYVWLGGADVNTRLKNFEKPFDKKELELLERTYKKFAELEISDDKWEEMKKLEQPLNGRIVECTKDQETGAWTMLRFRDDKLNGNYTSVVQKVLESINDSVSLEDLGEVVSRIKESWTQRKQAKSNNLNSRTASSYIAPKTSQPASMPNQQPVQESSAPQYVDDEEDWFD from the coding sequence ATGGATTTGAGAGTGTCTCCAGAAGTTCCTGGTATCGTGCAACCGGGGAATGTTACacaagatttgaaaatgatggtTTGTAAGCTGTTAAATTCACCAAAACCGGCAAAAGCGTTCCCTGGTTCGCAGCCTGTTTCGTTCCAGCATTCTGATATTGAAGAGAAATTGCTGTCTCATGATTATTACGTCTGTGAAAAAACGGATGGTCTGAGAGTGTTGATGCTGATTGTGATAAACCCCGTGACTGGTGAGCAAGGTTGTTTCATGGTCGATAGAGAGAACAATTATTACCTGGTAAATGGGTTTAGATTTCCAAAACTGCCCAAAAAGAGAAAGGAAGAACTATTGGAGACGTTACAGGATGGAACTTTGATCGATGGTGAGTTGGTCATCCAAACAAATCCCGTGACAAAACTTCAGGAATTAAGGTACCTAATGTTCGACTGCCTTGCGATCAATGGAAGATGTATTATTCAGTCTCCAACTAGCTCAAGGCTAGCACATCTGGGTAAGGAGTTCTTCAAACCATATTATGATCTAAGGTCCGTTTATCGCGATCATTGTAGTACTTTCCCTTTCAAGATCTCTATGAAGCACATGGATTTTAGCTACGATTTAGTTAGGGTAGCTAATAGCCTTGACAAGTTGCCTCATATGTCTGATGGTTTGATTTTCACTCCTGTAAAGAATCCGTATTACGTTGGTGGCAAAGATTCATTTCTGTTGAAATGGAAGccagaacaagaaaattcagtggatttcaaattaataCTAGATATACCGATTGTTGAAGACCCTTCATTGCCAAAAAAAGCCCCAAATAGATTCTACTATAACTATGATATAAAGCCAACATTTAACCTCTACGTTTGGTTAGGTGGTGCTGACGTCAACACTAGgttaaaaaatttcgaaaagCCATTCGATaagaaagaattggaaCTATTAGAAAGAACGTATAAGAAATTTGCAGAATTGGAAATCAGTGACGATAAATGggaagaaatgaaaaaactAGAACAACCATTGAACGGAAGGATTGTTGAATGCACAAAAGATCAAGAAACTGGCGCTTGGACGATGTTGAGATTTAGAGATGATAAACTAAATGGTAATTATACTTCTGTGGTGCAAAAGGTCCTGGAAAGTATAAACGATTCTGTTTCCTTGGAAGATCTCGGTGAAGTGGTATCGAGAATAAAAGAGTCTTGGACACAGAGAAAACAAGCTAAGAGTaataatttaaattctCGAACGGCCTCGTCATACATAGCTCCAAAGACATCCCAGCCAGCTTCTATGCCAAATCAGCAGCCAGTTCAGGAGTCTTCTGCTCCCCAATATGTtgatgatgaggaagacTGGTTtgattaa
- the ITC1 gene encoding Itc1p (similar to Saccharomyces cerevisiae ITC1 (YGL133W) and YPL216W; ancestral locus Anc_6.233): protein MVLYKRKPIVLPDPKPLPLNIDVDVWHIDETGEWFLSYDEYLQRIDFYTRHFFTCEITGTSCLTFFQALDSEESQFRYVEEKFPLKLREPVARFLHFNEIRRLDALVEKVYANFKNDFFPGETVYLRKSKDTASNTPSQQSTPQPDLESSNGQIDQPQYQRQYIIKEKVQFNATIDPNTQEVIAPARAKYMLVEGDHGSNSKSFIADQSQIYRDRSTFTKHLIKCFFKITLQRASTKMGAPWCVKPEYLQMYGLTMDWPSDLLKYKDDEPLANLILESFEDMNSENKESKLKKDKEKKNANKKKRKELDNIIMVNQTDLVKESTSEPVDLPKKRKIVEEESIPDTTMNSVTPQAQPVNSTMTPTAVITQTSTAPVTSIMDDLKLPYQSPPEIYLRNLSYYNENLECIDIMDSENIIQMKSFGKLLEVYQFLNTFNDKLFLSYFNLDQFITTLKCSDPFELKGEVVYINKKENTEQESDWRRNSKIRDLIKARDNTLGYKIVKDDPASDEILDNINQNGTGLLLELYASLLNLFIDENGDWVVIVMEEWLLKPKLEQADNTELDERLEKCLNYRNVNWAERLTKRQYNNGFWLIILLGIFQDSQHIPKYSKYIAEFFQKVIPDNVSSNQLPKQLWRNYCRNLSLYEKLTSLWILVDLISNFSSDIKTAMEDAMDLSSQIRSERFKITKDLKAELTTLQAIDETNRTDEFNAQKEKIERLQKDKQFLDRKVMENNLQRLKPLGLDRYANKYYWLDQSGVHVEVNEDDHTERHYHTGRILLHGPTLQDALYYLQITEDQYRNWNTIAEKEGGKMATKKVFSVYRTDSGAFNSVSTEGVENELVNSQGKCDPSVELTPIQKKIIDEGPECLLLNDKLWYSIDRFDDFDKIFNWFDNWGRREHDLIRQIRPILDHLKGSYAIREKQLHFASFDDEEVKLFKQLQENELTEQELHIGKEIENGVAGTTDGPGESSEVRLANIEDKLEDIAEEIMKLDDLSSTRKVTNELKDLEEERDKLLKEKEELIISERPGARILARNERKRNKMARENKLSKQSEILTDLLNHRHFMAMEDVMAWKNSMAVKVWGAELRKNALGSKTKPVIDTIEDKLKEIIDHTSRTSTTISAVEE, encoded by the coding sequence ATGGTTCTATATAAGAGAAAACCCATAGTTTTGCCGGACCCTAAACCGTTACCTTTAAATATTGACGTTGACGTTTGGCACATTGACGAGACTGGTGAATGGTTCCTATCGTATGACGAGTATCTACAGAGAATTGACTTCTATACACGACATTTTTTCACTTGTGAAATAACGGGTACTTCATGTTTGACTTTCTTTCAAGCTCTGGATAGTGAAGAAAGTCAGTTCAGATATGTCGAAGAGAAATTTCCATTAAAGCTTAGAGAACCGGTGGCTAGATTCCTACATTTTAATGAGATAAGAAGGCTAGATGCTCTTGTAGAAAAAGTCTATGctaatttcaagaatgacTTCTTTCCAGGTGAAACGGTCTACCTTAGGAAATCGAAAGATACAGCCTCTAATACACCATCACAACAATCTACTCCTCAACCAGATCTAGAGTCAAGCAACGGTCAAATTGATCAGCCACAATACCAAAGGCAGTATATAATAAAGGAAAAAGTTCAATTTAATGCCACTATAGATCCAAATACCCAGGAAGTAATAGCACCAGCTCGCGCTAAATATATGCTGGTGGAAGGTGACCATGGAAGTAATAGTAAGTCTTTCATAGCAGATCAATCCCAAATTTATCGTGATCGTTCCACTTTCACAAAGCATTTAATCAAatgttttttcaaaattacgCTGCAGAGAGCATCAACCAAAATGGGTGCTCCATGGTGTGTAAAACCTgaatatttacaaatgtATGGTCTCACAATGGACTGGCCTTCagatcttttgaaatataaagaCGACGAACCACTTGCTAACCTTATTTTGGAAAGTTTCGAAGATATGAattctgaaaataaagaaagtaagttaaagaaagataaagagaagaagaacgccaataaaaagaaaagaaaagaattggataatattattatggTCAATCAAACTGACTTGGTGAAAGAATCTACCTCTGAACCTGTTGATTTGCCAAAAAAGCGTAAGATAGTTGAAGAGGAATCGATACCTGACACGACAATGAATTCTGTCACACCTCAAGCACAGCCTGTAAATAGCACGATGACTCCAACCGCTGTCATCACTCAGACATCAACTGCACCAGTAACTAGTATAATGGATGATTTAAAGCTTCCATATCAATCTCCGCCAGAAATATATTTGAGAAATTTGTCCTACTATAACGAAAATCTGGAATGTATTGACATAATGGATAGTGAGAATATCATacaaatgaaaagttttggcaaattattagaagtttatcaatttttgaatactTTCAATGACAAATTATTCTTATCGTATTTTAATTTGGatcaatttattacaaCACTAAAGTGCTCTGATCCTTTCGAACTAAAAGGTGAAGTTGTCTACATaaacaagaaagaaaacaCAGAACAAGAAAGTGACTGGAGAAGAAATTCTAAAATTCGTGACTTAATCAAGGCTAGAGATAACACACTTGGTTACAAGATTGTGAAAGATGACCCTGCCTCAGATGAAATACTGGACaatataaatcaaaatggTACTGGTTTATTGCTCGAACTATATGCATCGTTACTAAATCTTTTCATCGATGAAAATGGAGATTGGGTAGTAATTGTCATGGAAGAATGGCTATTGAAACCCAAACTAGAACAAGCAGATAATACCGAGTTAGATGAAAGATTAGAGAAATGTCTAAATTATCGGAACGTTAACTGGGCAGAAAGGCTAACTAAAAGACAGTATAATAATGGGTTTTGGTTGATCATATTATTAGGTATCTTTCAGGATTCTCAACACATACCAAAATATTCTAAATATATTGCAGAGTTTTTCCAGAAAGTTATACCTGATAACGTCTCATCTAATCAGTTACCAAAACAACTATGGAGAAATTACTGCCGAAATCTCTCTCTTTATGAAAAGTTAACCTCCCTATGGATTTTAGTCGATTTAATTTCCAACTTTTCATCCGACATTAAGACAGCTATGGAAGATGCAATGGATTTATCATCACAAATAAGGTCAGAAAGATTCAAGATAACGAAAGATTTGAAAGCTGAATTAACGACTCTGCAAGCCATTGATGAAACTAATCGAACAGATGAATTCAATGCACAAAAGGAGAAGATTGAAAGGTTACAAAAGGATAAACAGTTTCTCGATAGAAAGGTTATGGAAAATAATTTACAGAGATTAAAGCCTCTTGGACTTGATAGATATGCTAATAAATACTACTGGCTTGATCAGAGTGGAGTACACGTTGAGGTGAATGAAGATGATCATACAGAAAGGCACTATCACACAGGTCGTATACTACTACATGGTCCTACTCTTCAGGATgcattatattatttacaaataaCTGAAGATCAGTATAGAAATTGGAACACCATAGCCGAAAAAGAAGGCGGTAAGATGGCTacaaaaaaagtttttagCGTGTACAGGACAGATTCTGGCGCATTCAATTCAGTTAGCACAGAAGGGGTCGAAAATGAACTCGTCAATTCACAAGGTAAATGTGATCCATCAGTGGAGCTCACGCctatacaaaaaaaaattattgatgaagGTCCTGAATGCTTGTTGTTGAATGATAAGTTATGGTATAGTATTGATagatttgatgattttgacaaaatttttaactGGTTTGACAATTGGGGAAGAAGGGAACATGATTTAATAAGACAAATTAGGCCAATACTAGATCATCTCAAAGGTTCCTATGCTATCAGAGAAAAACAATTACACTTTGCAtcttttgatgatgaagaagtgaaattatttaagcaattacaagaaaatgagCTAACTGAGCAGGAACTTCATATAGGCaaagaaatagaaaatgGTGTTGCTGGAACAACGGATGGACCAGGGGAGAGTTCTGAGGTCAGGTTGGCAAATATAGAAGACAAATTGGAGGATATTGCGGAGGAAATTATGAAGTTGGACGATTTATCTAGCACTAGAAAAGTAACTAATGAACTGAAGGACTTAGAAGAAGAGCGTGATAAGCTTctaaaggaaaaagaagaattgataatttctgAGAGGCCTGGTGCCCGTATTTTAGCTcgaaatgaaagaaaacgCAACAAGATGGCTCGTGAGAACAAACTATCAAAGCAAAGCGAAATATTGACAGACCTATTAAACCACAGGCATTTTATGGCTATGGAGGATGTCATGGCGTGGAAAAACTCAATGGCTGTCAAAGTTTGGGGCGCAGAACTACGTAAAAATGCATTGGGAAGCAAAACTAAACCTGTAATTGATACAATAGAGGATAAGCttaaagaaataatagATCATACATCTCGCACATCCACGACGATAAGTGCAGTTGAGGAATAG